One Strix uralensis isolate ZFMK-TIS-50842 chromosome 9, bStrUra1, whole genome shotgun sequence DNA segment encodes these proteins:
- the LOC141946975 gene encoding hydrocephalus-inducing protein homolog produces MTIHFCLLQRGRLTDLGLLGNMSAACRNAKPFHASLSLQFSTKAKHSLDMRRSSSVDKLSLQSSSVGKLSLRSVRSRGQRELSISGSTSGELGFRSCVLPEELLVAILSERLQLSDCYQGVVFDGLETPFARNTASALLCLLKAVRNRPHIYFVNLFQDYASWKAREMAAKEQEGREREEAARREKARLWEMEEDEYDALTEEEKIHFDNSILQVKRERKKREMERLARELEEKQRWELERLREEELLKKLSKWAKRKLGKDKENASRKKSQPGVRQNTNASASNTSASTGNLSDVTKGGEKKGSVVQPADPEQGETKTEAQSDSEKNLALRFKIYEASQRDVTHILSSWDRAQGILLSPLNQEVVQHQVQGQRRHLSRQGSRQDRENEHLEKLKALEDSELSGLEGEGAEGSARGQDVGVPCLDIQVLSSADVTGAILESGKLPAAEQILDDLGLGPSGPPIPPTAFYSVIRYPEKRMVPAAGEALEHFAFVVPESATAEEGKKETRSFLDVPVVPAVKVSEEQVTPSGGQSGKEKAAGRRKAVRQKRSSSRGRRGRQAPGTGAPTQPPDAHQSDVDRVPSRGKYVRLSSCRWIVPAHGEVELKVQFSSTVPGQFDQTLHFEVLGTKRLYQVHCRGTCLYPTVSQDPR; encoded by the exons ATGaccatccacttctgcttgctccagagaggaaGGCTGACAGACCTGGGTCTCCTAGGGAACATGAgtgcagcatgtagaaatgcaaagccatttc atgcgtccctcagcctgcagttcaGCACCAAGGCCAAGCACAGCCTAGACATGagacggtccagctctgtggacaaactcAGCCTGCAGTCCAGCTCTGTGGGCAAACTCAGCCTGCGGTCCGTCAGGTCCCGAGGCCAG cgagagctgagcatcagtggcagcacatcaggagagctgggctttaggagctgcgtgctgcccgaggagctgctggtggccatcctctctgaaaggctgcag ctgagtgactgctaccagggagtggtgtttgatggcctggagaccccctttgcacgCAACACAgcatctgctctcctctgcctgctcaaagctgtcagaaatcggcctcacatctattttgtgaacctgttccaggattatgcttcttggaaagccagggagatggccgcaaaagagcaggaag gacgGGAGCGGGAagaagctgccaggagggagaaagcacgtctctgggagatggaagaggacgagtatgatgccctcaccgaggaggagaaaattcactttgataacagtatactgcaagtcaagcgtgagaggaagaaaag ggaGATGGAGCggctggctcgagagcttgaggaaaagcagcGGTGGGAGCTAgaacgcttgagggaggaagaattgctgaagaagttgtctaagtgggccaagagaaagcttggaaaagacaaagaaaatgcttcaaggaagaaaagccagcCTGGAGTCAGAcag aacaCGAACGCATCCGctagcaacaccagcgcatccaccggcaACCTGTCCGATGTCACcaaggggggagagaagaagggatct gttgtgcaacctgcagacccagaacagggggaaaccaaaaccgaggcgcagagtgacagcgagaagaacttggccctgaggtttAAAATCTACGAGGCATCGCAGAGGGATGTCACGcatattttgtcatcctgggacagggctcagggtatcctgctgtcccctctgaaccaagaggtggtgcagcaccaagtacaaggccagcgccGGCATTTATCCAGGCAGGGGAGCCGGCAGGACAGAGAGaatgagcatctggaaaaactgaaggctcttgaggactccgagttatctgggctggaaggggaaggtgcgGAAGGGTCAGCCAGAGGCCAGGACGTTggggtgccctgcttggacatccaggtgctgagctctgcagatgtgactgGGGCGATCCTGGAGAGCGGCAagctgccagcggcagagcag atcctggatgacctgggactgggtccctcggggcctcccattccacctactgctttttactctgtgatccgctacccggagaagcggatggtccctgcagcaggagaagccctcgagcacttcgcctttgtggtgccagaaagtgccactgcagaagaaggaaagaaggaaaccagaagtttcttggatGTCCccgttgtgcctgcagtgaag gtgtcagaggagcaggtcacgccaagcGGGGGCCagtcggggaaggagaaagccgcgggcaggcggaAGGCTGTGAGGCAGAAGcggagctccagccggggcaggagaggtcgCCAGGCGccgggcacgggagcacccacgcAGCCCCCCGACGCGCACCAAAGCGACGTGGACAGGGTCCCATCCCGGGGGAAATacgtcag gctgagcagctgccggtggatagtgcctgcccacggggaggtggaactgaaggtccagttcagctccacggtgccggggcagtttgaccagacgctgcattttgaggtcctggggacaaagcgactgtaccaggtgcactgcaggggtacctgcctgtatcccaccgTCAGCCAGGACCCACg ataa